Proteins encoded within one genomic window of Spiroplasma sabaudiense Ar-1343:
- a CDS encoding ATP-binding protein, whose product MEERKMSSSVKILLDQANESIESKSQAILELVKNSFDADAKNCKINLDLEAKELVISDNGEGFSESAFDSFLIVSKSNKKRNGLTRSGRNITGMKGSGSYSTIRLGNNLEIVSNCFDGYELSVKTSWNILDDSNKKIEDIEFEKTNKKLQNKGTKIKISELSPFSEQDLEELESLINFMTLNDEFNIDFNCEDRNIYSVSPVSKMLKIGNNPNQKDLFRYYLKVKCNSKSTEISIFDRNMNEKKFSEDFKLDKIEGEIIFEYILLDLSPKGKKQITESDLNIFKNPIKKQNPRNLFYFNDMIVYSKNTLGLDLSKYGKNTSNSLPFNQPFGYTSIKNSNLNFNASRTDFVNDDYGIYNEYKELLKKIPSILKKKFEQIEIEIDNNSVEAKMHSIQMENNENNNLTGEKNNSKFPYAESKIIQKLESPSDPWESLYEKIIHCADTVKENDRFYGGLNQCISEFKSFKDFTKGDVFSHFYISFYSLIRVFSELVLIRFIKKNWNKTNDSDIRSSYSRIFQKKINGDTQVDKSIESLLRVFFNKSSFEFSEYIEKVREKIESKSGVKIDYLTDFVRSLNSNIHFPKDADRHQDEIIGFLNAVIKLI is encoded by the coding sequence AAAGATTTTATTAGATCAAGCAAATGAGAGCATAGAATCTAAATCACAAGCGATTTTGGAACTTGTAAAAAATTCTTTCGATGCAGATGCTAAAAATTGCAAAATAAATTTAGATTTAGAAGCAAAAGAGCTAGTTATTTCCGATAATGGAGAAGGTTTTTCAGAATCAGCTTTTGATAGTTTTTTGATCGTTTCTAAATCAAATAAGAAAAGAAACGGATTAACTAGAAGTGGCAGAAATATAACAGGAATGAAAGGTAGTGGATCATACTCTACAATACGTCTTGGAAATAATTTAGAAATAGTTTCAAACTGTTTTGACGGATATGAACTGTCGGTTAAAACCAGCTGAAATATTCTTGATGATTCAAATAAAAAAATTGAGGATATAGAATTTGAAAAGACAAATAAAAAACTTCAAAATAAAGGCACTAAGATAAAAATTTCTGAACTAAGTCCTTTTAGTGAACAAGACTTAGAAGAATTAGAATCACTAATTAATTTTATGACACTTAATGATGAATTTAACATTGATTTTAATTGTGAAGATAGAAATATTTATTCAGTAAGTCCAGTTTCTAAAATGTTGAAAATTGGTAACAATCCAAATCAAAAAGATTTATTTAGGTATTATTTAAAGGTCAAATGCAACTCTAAAAGTACTGAAATAAGTATTTTTGATAGAAATATGAATGAAAAAAAATTTTCAGAAGACTTTAAACTTGATAAAATTGAAGGAGAAATAATTTTCGAGTATATATTACTAGATCTTTCACCCAAGGGTAAAAAACAAATAACAGAATCGGATTTAAATATTTTTAAAAACCCTATTAAAAAACAGAATCCTAGAAATCTTTTTTATTTTAATGACATGATTGTTTATTCCAAAAATACTTTAGGGTTAGACCTTTCTAAATACGGAAAAAATACTAGCAATTCCTTGCCTTTTAATCAACCATTTGGTTACACTTCGATAAAAAATAGTAATTTAAACTTTAATGCGTCAAGAACTGATTTTGTAAACGATGATTATGGCATATATAATGAATATAAGGAATTACTAAAAAAAATTCCCTCTATATTAAAAAAGAAATTTGAGCAAATCGAAATCGAAATTGATAATAATTCTGTTGAAGCAAAAATGCATTCAATCCAAATGGAAAATAATGAAAACAATAATTTGACTGGAGAAAAAAATAATTCAAAATTTCCGTACGCCGAGTCAAAAATAATTCAAAAGCTTGAATCACCATCAGATCCATGAGAATCTTTATATGAGAAAATTATTCATTGTGCAGACACCGTTAAAGAAAATGATCGATTCTACGGAGGCTTAAATCAATGTATTTCTGAATTTAAATCCTTTAAGGATTTTACAAAAGGCGATGTTTTTTCGCATTTCTACATTTCGTTTTATTCCTTGATTAGGGTTTTTTCTGAATTAGTTTTAATAAGATTTATTAAAAAAAACTGAAACAAAACAAATGACTCTGATATAAGAAGTTCTTATTCAAGAATTTTCCAAAAAAAAATTAATGGAGATACTCAAGTTGATAAATCAATCGAGTCTCTGCTAAGAGTATTTTTTAATAAATCTTCATTTGAATTTTCAGAATATATTGAAAAAGTCAGAGAAAAAATTGAATCAAAATCAGGTGTGAAAATTGATTATCTAACTGATTTTGTGAGATCTCTCAATTCTAATATTCATTTTCCTAAAGATGCAGATAGGCATCAGGATGAAATAATAGGTTTTTTAAACGCCGTAATAAAACTAATTTAA